A window of Sphingobacterium kitahiroshimense genomic DNA:
TCAAACATAGATAATTTTGTTTTATCTATAATAATAACTGCATCTCATGCGAAACAAAATTATCGATCTCCCCTCTGTTGTAAGGAATTATTTTACTTAGGAAAGATATCAATCTCTACCTCATCATTCAATTTCCAGTCGAAAACAACTGAAATAGGCCAATGGTCGGACAAAGGTTCGCCATACTGATCGACAAACTTTTCTTTCTCTACTTCATAAACTTTTGGAATTAACGTCAGCTTATCATTACTTCTGAACATGACTTTATCGATCGATTCTGATTCATTATTAATATCCATAATATCAACACATAAAAACAAGGGGTCAATAATTGGAATCACGTGATCACGTTGCAAGGTGATCCAGCAATCTTCCAGCTTTGTCTTATCCATAAACTCCACCAAGTTGTCTTCAGAGAATGAGAAGTGAGAATTAAAATCACCGGCAACTATGATTGCCTTTCCTACCGAAAACTTATTGATGTAAGTAGCCAACTGCAGATAATTAGCCCGTCTAGCCTTTGCTGCACGCGGATGATCCTGAGAGTTAGCATGAATATTATAAAAATCAACCTCAACACCTAAGCCTAAATGCACAGTACAATGACTAAAGCCTTTTGGTGTTAAACGATCTGATCCCGTCCTATTCTGCCATTCAATTCGCTTAAAATTGGTTATCGGATATCGGGACAAACTATCCAGGCCATCCCCAAAAATAGCTAAACCCATACTGATGGTACGGTAAGGGTGAGAATTACCACCTTGGTATAAGTAGGTATTGTAATTAAAATCTTCTTGAATATGCACAATGTCAAAGTCATTACATAGCATACCTATAGTCGCGATACTAGTAGATCGATTTGTTTTGGCTGCAGAAATAACTTGGGGTAAACCTGCAATATTATAAGTTATAATAGAAAAATTGCCCGATCTATCATCGGACAATTCATATTCTTGTTCATGTATAAAAACACGGACTTTCCTTCGTATCAAAGATTTCCATAACTCATGTAGATATTGAAAAAACATATATGCTTACAACTAGTCTATTTTCAATGACAAATATAGAATGCCCATATTAAATTACAATAACCCTACGATTAAACTTCATTAAATCATTTTTGTTTACAGCATCTGGTCAATAGCATCCCATAATTTAATCCGCTTTTGTAGAGCAATTTTTGAAACCTGTTCCACTTGCTTCCACTTTACAGGATCAGCCTCACAAAGCTCCATAATCATCTTCATTGCCAGGGGACCATGTTCATCTGCATCTAATTCAATATGTCTTTCAAAATAATAAAGCAGCTTTTCCAAATTTGAATTTGGAAAATTTAGCTGGATCTCTTTTAAAATAGAAGAAAACATATCCGGTATCAAATCTTCTCTTCCGAAAGTAAACGCAGCTGCGATTTCATGAGCTGTTCCATTTGCAATAACATCAAAAGTAAATATTAAAAATTCTTTTATGTTCGGGTGCAAAGTACTTTCGGCAATAACTTTTAAAATATCACCACCTTCATAAACATCTTTTAGAAAATTATTAACTTCACTACTGTCCCCCCTCAGTGTATCTAAAGCATCCAGATACATTTCAAAATGGCTCAATCTACGACCATCTATATATTCATCGGATTCCTCGGCAACAACAATTTCATTAATTAAATATCTGGTATTCGGAAATTTTGAAGGATACCATGGCGTTGTTGTACAGGTTAATTTCTGCTGTAATGCTTTCAATAACGACATAAAATCCCACACAGCATATATATGCCCTTGCATAAACACTTGAAGATCTTCAATAGTTTTTATTTTATAATAAAGTGGGTGTGCAAGTAATTGATTTCGCTCGGTAGCAATGAAGGCATTAACATTATTGATGTATTCCATATCTTATGATTTGAAAGCAAAAATAGGTTCTCAAAATGAAAACTCTTCTGTTTTAAAAAAAATTGACGTCTTATTTACATATGATCACCTATGCTTGTTTAGGTCCGGCTAAAAAAATAGAAAAGCTTGAAGTGGGGAACCTCAAGCTTATCGTTAGCCATATATTAACCTATTTTATGAAAAGTATTTGTAATTAAAACGACCGACTTATTAAATTATTGTGCTTCGTTTTATTTTTTTTATAATTATTATCAAAATTAATATTTGTTAATAACTGCTGTCCTCCCTAAATATACCATTATTAGAGTTGATGTATATATAACGATAGCATGGATGTTTTTATTATCTCTCAAAAAAAATAATGCAAATTCCAGTGAATATTAAACTTCTAAGGTATATTTATTGTTGTACAAGAGTAATTCAATTAAAACACAATCGATATGGCAGATTTCAATTTAGAAGACTTTGTAAATATTTTAAACAATAAGGAGGT
This region includes:
- a CDS encoding endonuclease — encoded protein: MFFQYLHELWKSLIRRKVRVFIHEQEYELSDDRSGNFSIITYNIAGLPQVISAAKTNRSTSIATIGMLCNDFDIVHIQEDFNYNTYLYQGGNSHPYRTISMGLAIFGDGLDSLSRYPITNFKRIEWQNRTGSDRLTPKGFSHCTVHLGLGVEVDFYNIHANSQDHPRAAKARRANYLQLATYINKFSVGKAIIVAGDFNSHFSFSEDNLVEFMDKTKLEDCWITLQRDHVIPIIDPLFLCVDIMDINNESESIDKVMFRSNDKLTLIPKVYEVEKEKFVDQYGEPLSDHWPISVVFDWKLNDEVEIDIFPK
- a CDS encoding DUF3050 domain-containing protein; this encodes MEYINNVNAFIATERNQLLAHPLYYKIKTIEDLQVFMQGHIYAVWDFMSLLKALQQKLTCTTTPWYPSKFPNTRYLINEIVVAEESDEYIDGRRLSHFEMYLDALDTLRGDSSEVNNFLKDVYEGGDILKVIAESTLHPNIKEFLIFTFDVIANGTAHEIAAAFTFGREDLIPDMFSSILKEIQLNFPNSNLEKLLYYFERHIELDADEHGPLAMKMIMELCEADPVKWKQVEQVSKIALQKRIKLWDAIDQML